In Erythrolamprus reginae isolate rEryReg1 chromosome 10, rEryReg1.hap1, whole genome shotgun sequence, one DNA window encodes the following:
- the TBX5 gene encoding T-box transcription factor TBX5 yields MAGTEEDFGLAATPGDSSPKQLSPEDKTEGQLGGTSSKQPASPQPAFTQQGMEGIKVFLHERELWLKFHDVGTEMIITKAGRRMFPSYKVKVTGLNPKTKYILLMDIVPSDDHRYKFADNKWSVTGKAEPSMPGRLYVHPDSPATGAHWMRQLVSFQKLKLTNNHLDPFGHIILNSMHKYQPRLHIVKADENNGFGSKNTAFCTHVFPETAFIAVTSYQNHKITQLKIENNPFAKGFRGSDDMELHRMSRVQSKEYPVVPRSTIRQKVSSNHSPFSAEGRSLSASSNLGSQFQCENSVSSSSQDLLPPANPYPVSQDHGQVYHCTKRPDDECPTADLPYKKPYMETSPAEEEAFYHRSGYPQPQGLNAAYRTESAQRQACMYASSAPAPEAVPSLEDLSCNTWSAMSSYSSCTVTPMQPIDRLPYQHFSAHFTSGSLMPRLATVAGHPSPQLGETHAMFQHQTSVPHQPLVRQQASIQSPPGNLQPAEFLYGHGMPRTLSPHQYHPVHGVGMTAEWSESS; encoded by the exons ATGGCAGGGACGGAGGAAGACTTCGGACTGGCGGCCACACCAGGGGATTCGTCTCCGAAGCAACTGAGCCCGGAAGACAAGACGGAGGGGCAGTTGGGGGGCACCAGTAGTAAGCAGCCGGCCTCCCCCCAACCAGCCTTCACCCAGCAG GGAATGGAAGGAATCAAAGTATTTTTACATGAACGAGAGCTATGGCTCAAATTTCACGACGTGGGAACAGAAATGATTATAACCAAAGCTGGAAG ACGAATGTTCCCAAGCTACAAAGTCAAAGTGACTGGGCTGAACCCCAAAACGAAGTATATTCTTCTAATGGACATCGTACCCTCCGATGACCATCGATACAAGTTTGCAGATAATAAATG GTCAGTAACTGGGAAGGCTGAACCATCTATGCCTGGAAGATTGTATGTCCATCCAGATTCACCGGCTACTGGGGCCCATTGGATGAGACAGCTGGTTTCCTTCCAAAAGCTCAAGTTGACCAATAATCATCTCGACCCCTTTGGCCAT ATTATCCTCAACTCCATGCACAAATACCAGCCCAGGCTGCATATTGTCAAAGCAGACGAAAACAACGGGTTTGGCTCCAAAAACACCGCCTTCTGCACCCACGTCTTCCCAGAGACGGCCTTCATTGCAGTGACCTCCTATCAGAATCACAAG ATTACCCAACTCAAGATTGAAAACAACCCCTTCGCAAAAGGATTTAGAGGCAGCGACGATATGGAATTGCACCGAATGTCTCGAGTACAAAG caAGGAATATCCTGTTGTCCCAAGAAGCACAATTCGGCAAAAGGTGTCTTCTAACCACAGTCCCTTCAGTGCTGAAGGCAGGTCTCTCTCGGCGTCTTCTAACCTTGGATCCCAGTTCCAGTGTGAGAATAGTGTCTCTAGCAGTTCCCAGGACTTGTTACCACCTGCGAACCCGTATCCTGTATCTCAGGATCACGGGCAGGTTTACCACTGCACCAAGAGACCAG ATGACGAATGTCCCACCGCTGACCTCCCTTACAAGAAGCCCTACATGGAAACGTCTCCGGCGGAAGAAGAGGCCTTCTACCACCGCTCCGGCTACCCGCAGCCGCAAGGGCTGAACGCCGCCTACAGGACTGAGTCCGCTCAACGCCAAGCCTGCATGTACGCCAGCTCAGCCCCAGCCCCGGAAGCGGTACCCAGCTTGGAAGACCTCAGCTGCAACACCTGGTCCGCCATGTCCTCCTACAGCAGCTGTACCGTAACTCCCATGCAACCCATCGACAGGTTGCCCTACCAACATTTTTCAGCGCACTTCACCTCGGGCTCCCTGATGCCCCGCCTTGCCACCGTGGCCGGTCATCCCTCACCCCAACTCGGAGAGACCCATGCCATGTTCCAGCACCAGACCTCCGTCCCTCACCAGCCTCTCGTCCGGCAACAAGCCAGCATCCAGTCTCCTCCTGGAAACTTGCAGCCCGCCGAGTTCCTCTACGGCCACGGGATGCCCAGGACACTTTCTCCCCACCAGTATCATCCGGTCCACGGGGTGGGCATGACTGCAGAGTGGAGTGAGAGCAGCTAA